From a single Pseudopipra pipra isolate bDixPip1 chromosome 15, bDixPip1.hap1, whole genome shotgun sequence genomic region:
- the LOC135422828 gene encoding uncharacterized protein LOC135422828 has protein sequence MAEAGAVAKLKDELTCPICLDIYRNPVSLGCGHSFCEECIQKDQKCQQGSSKCPLCLSPTGPTGELKPNFHLRNIAQNFLDACVHQEEEKQKVQCKEEEESSDQQEEVILCDFCLQEPHPAVKTCLTCEASLCQAHLSKHSAKNTQTHVLVEPCGAQVLAERKCPQHGKLLECYCEMDKVCICMLCSVLSSHREHKIISLEEAFAQAQRVFPETLKEVKNYEAALDRSIANLLEQAEEVKVKEGLQWQRLESLFKEISLQLEKKKREILKALSDYENQQISRIHMELKNLREQKRSASRDVQELEALRNQTDILLFTRAFTAIQTRERKPVPITDGVKVPNPPIALDESKTRNVLSLFQQFLSNMESSIKPPPVVRLSGPHSGTGGPQHPHYQTIFIPASGFSFGCNSSQGSSSNPAFSSTTAFSFGSSSSNPAFSSTTGFSFGSSSSNSASSSTTGLFGSSCSNTSFGGFSQKFKTFQSGCQGVQELSEGGAGGGNISLREGSGEEVLAASGLGLPPCQFRFSQPGLGALAAAMEKASAEFEGGASLEAELTCSICLCLYKDPVSLSCSHTFCQQCIKKVLTDQKQSQAPLTCPLCRLHLGPNLELQKNFHLCNIVKAFQAKTSEEKQGKGSEEGETEVFPCEYCLDETQPAVKTCLVCDASLCQAHLNKHNSKASYQDHILVEVRAGGVAEERRCPEHGRMLECYCSREEQYICVLCAIRGAHVNHEVLTLKEGHDKQLTKLLNKMTWLQQYERALVTALEDLQKSENQIKTNTKTVTSQIQKLFDEIKTELIKKEKKILSDIQSNEKKQLAYTDYLKKNMEHRREEVEQNLQLLQKLREQQDIFLFFKEFHVAILATDRIARQNSNIYRADVVVVEEKDGVGVRRYQDKIRDSMKELDCIFWELQDKLTKQMKCNSGALVPLQTPVLENTVYSSGLWLGAVSLTEKISHLKM, from the exons ATGGCCGAGGCGGGTGCTGTGGCCAAGCTGAAGGACGAGCTGACCTGCCCCATCTGCCTGGACATTTACAGGAACCCCGTGTCCCTGGGGTGCGGTCACAGCTTCTGCGAGGAGTGCATCCAGAAGGATCAGAAATGCCAGCAGGGCTCTTCCAAGTGCCCGCTCTGCCTTTCCCCTACAGGCCCCACCGGGGAGCTGAAGCCCAACTTCCATCTCCGCAACATAGCGCAGAACTTTTTGGATGCTTGTGTTCatcaagaggaagaaaagcagaaagtgcaatgcaaagaggaggaggaaagttCAGACCAGCAAGAGGAGGTGATCCTGTGTGATTTCTGCCTTCAGGAGCCCCATCCAGCCGTGAAGACTTGCCTGACCTGCGAGGCCTCCCTGTGCCAAGCCCACCTGAGCAAGCACAGCGCAAAGAACACCCAGACCCACGTCCTGGTGGAGCCCTGTGGTGCCCAGGTTTTGGCTGAGAGGAAATGCCCCCAGCACGGCAAATTGCTGGAATGCTACTGCGAGATGGACAAGGTCTGCATCTGCATGCTGTGCTCTGTCCTCAGCTCCCACAGGGAGCACAAGATCATCAGTTTGGAGGAGGCTTTTGCCCAAGCACAG CGTGTTTTTCCCGAAACTCTAAAAGAGGTGAAAAACTATGAAGCTGCGCTGGATCGAAGCATAGCAAACCTGCTGGAACAAGCGGAGGAAGTAAAG GTTAAGGAGGGTCTGCAGTGGCAACGGCTGGAGAGCCTATTCAAAGAGATCAGTCTGcagctagagaaaaaaaaacgtGAGATCCTGAAAGCTCTCAGTGACTATGAGAACCAACAAATTTCTCGGATTCATATGGAGTTAAAGAACCTCAGAGAGCAGAAGCGTTCAGCCAGCCGTGATGTTCAGGAGCTGGAGGCTCTGAGAAATCAGACAGATATACTTCTTTTCACCAGG GCTTTTACAGCAATTCAAACCAG GGAACGGAAGCCTGTTCCTATCACGGATGGTGTGAAAGTGCCAAACCCACCTATTGCTTTGGATGAATCAAAAACACGCAATGTTCTCTCCCTTTTCCAGCAATTCCTTTCAAACATGGAGTCCTCAATTAAACCACCACCTG TTGTGCGGTTATCAGGTCCTCACAGCGGTACAGGTGGACCCCAGCATCCACATTACCAAACTATTTTTATCCCTGCCTCTGGCTTCTCTTTTGGCTGTAACTCCTCCCAAGGCAGCTCTTCAAATCCTGCTTTTTCCTCTACCACTGCCTTCTCGTTTGGCTCTAGCTCTTCAAATCCTGCTTTTTCCTCTACCACTGGCTTCTCGTTTGGCTCTAGCTCTTCAAATTCTGCTTCTTCCTCTACCACTGGCCTATTTGGCTCTAGCTGTTCAAATACTAGCTTTGGTGGGTTTTCtcagaaattc AAAACTTTCCAAAGTGGCTGCCAGGGCGTCCAGGAACTGTCGGAGGGTGGAGCCGGGGGAGGGAACATCTCTCTCCGTGAGGGGAGCGGAGAGGAAGTACTTGCAGCGTCTGGGCTGGGTCTCCCGCCTTGTCAGTTTCGTTTCTCGCAGCCTGGGTTAGGCGCCCTCGCTGCGGCCATGGAAAAAGCTAGTGCAGAATTTGAAGGGGGTGCCAGCCTGGAGGCCGAACTCACGTGTTCCATCTGCCTGTGCCTGTACAAGGACCCAGTGTCGCTGAGCTGCAGTCACACCTTCTGCCAGCAGTGCATCAAGAAGGTGCTCACAGACCAGAAACAATCGCAGGCTCCTTTAACCTGCCCCCTGTGCAGGCTCCACCTGGGGCCCAACCTGGAGCTGCAGAAGAATTTCCACCTGTGCAACATCGTGAAGGCATTTCAGGCCAAGacttctgaagaaaaacaggGCAAGGGCTCTGAAGAGGGGGAGACAGAGGTGTTCCCCTGTGAGTACTGCCTGGATGAGACCCAGCCAGCGGTGAAAACCTGCCTGGTCTGCGATGCGTCCTTGTGCCAGGCCCATCTGAACAAACACAACTCCAAGGCTTCCTACCAGGACCACATCCTGGTGGAGGTGAGAGCGGGCGGTGTGGCGGAGGAGAGGAGGTGCCCGGAGCACGGCAGGATGCTGGAATGCTACTGCAGCCGCGAGGAGCAGTACATCTGCGTGCTCTGCGCCATCAGGGGGGCCCACGTGAACCACGAGGTCCTCACCCTGAAGGAGGGACATGACAAGCAGCTG ACTAAACTCCTGAACAAGATGACATGGCTGCAGCAATATGAAAGGGCCTTAGTTACGGCCCTAGAAGATCTTCAGAAAAGTGAGAATCAGATCAAG ACCAATACAAAGACAGTGACTTCTCAGATACAAAAGCTGTTTGATGAGATAAAGACAGAGTTGattaagaaagagaagaagatcCTGAGTGACATTCAATCGAATGAGAAAAAACAACTGGCATACACTGACTACTTGAAGAAGAATATGGAACATAGGAGAGAGGAGGTTGAGCAGAATCTTCAGCTTTTGCAGAAGCTGAGAGAGCAACAagatattttcctcttcttcaaG GAATTTCATGTAGCAATACTGGCCACAGACAG GATTGCGCGCCAGAATTCGAACATTTACAGGGCAgatgtggtggtggtggaggagaAGGATGGCGTCGGGGTTCGCCGCTACCAAGACAAGATACGGGACTCCATGAAGGAACTGGACTGTATCTTCTGGGAACTGCAAG ataaactCACCAAACAAATGAAGTGTAACAG TGGGGCTTTGGTACCTCTTCAAACTCCTGTGTtagaaaatactgtttattCCTCAGGACTCTGGCTTGGTGCTGTGAGCCTTACAGAGAAAATCTCTCACCTAAAAATGTGA
- the PPARGC1B gene encoding peroxisome proliferator-activated receptor gamma coactivator 1-beta, whose translation MAEPGPDCSSLLDEDLSSFVFSYLADSQYEVSGEEHLYSDFPEIDLSQLDASDFDSASCFSELQWCREHSETDSSQYSTDDSELFQIIDSENEALLAALTETLDDIQGDDMGLAAFRTLEEGDTLNHAYTSPAPSPKPTAPVTGGPSPAPEFDELSLLKKLLLSPSHVPPSCEAQRDGTARRPGTPKSRPARPCTKVEGPRDRRASVPQAQSRSCTELHRHLTSTTPCSQTKAPQAPEECSSGGHHPSPGDCAHHEDDSDSSEDSLSSGDSVTPLSSAEDGSGSQLSCEGEMHSVVELIRYMHTYCLPPRKLPTRDPADTKPQPCSSPFKRAKPDCPAQPGPPGSAQSRPGCAWQAAGGCKKPGASFSILKELLARDLLCDVSKPYRLGKPVYAALARPPGSCSPVPPARDGEDASGTCTSRVKTAPEKGEPRQSPGAEAEALQELSGHEDNGGKQEGTSGTAVGKVARKQDNTVYAVRRSKRLNPELGHWLSFLDEPPPEPSVPLACREAAPCPVLEGFSAEEPAAEVEVGGTAPSAEPQTLSLGSPVDGEVGNGVESRRCALLEQTETPRCLTLSLAQTDPAFGKRNFESMLTVELCGTAGLTPPTTPPYKPAEEDLYKPDIPQEPGKEDGMAPSPGGAGDVAASRKAPRKHPERTELFAHLSRAATTRPTLPEQQGLLKRPFSRSFGDHDYCQVLKPEAALQRKVLKSWEPTSQVETEHKRKVPAAHYQGLDLSKEAGGEMLWKDGVKQLRDQEIRASLTKHFGFLDTALDDEDMVFCKTPEYDTVFEDSCSESGSPVEEEDEEEEEEEEEHGNTKLCLRRNPLSRTSLHYCSRSRSSSGSSCCRSRSPASRRTFRCENGEQCQGGSGHRGQLEKRREKAIGEGRVVYIRNLSSSMSSSELKKRFEVFGEIVECQVLSRTNRGDKYGFITYRYSEHAALSLKNGPSLRKRNEPSFQLSSGGLGRFFWTRYADLDCGTEESSPAPVKSKYETMDFDSLLQEAQLSLHR comes from the exons TACGAGGTGTCTGGCGAGGAGCACCTCTACTCTGACTTCCCGGAGATCGATCTGTCTCAGCTGGATGCCAGCGACTTCGACTCGGCCAGCTGCTTCAGCGAGCTGCAGTGGTGCAGGGAGCACTCGGAGACAGACTCCAGCCAGTACAGCACTGATGACTCCGAGCTCTTCCAG ATAATAGACAGCGAGAACGAAGCGCTGCTGGCAGCCCTCACGGAGACATTGGATGATATACAGGGAGATGACATGGGCCTGGCTGCCTTCCGAACTTTGGAAGAGGGGGACACGCTCAACCATGCCTACACCTCAcctgccccctcccccaaacccaCCGCCCCGGTCACGGGGGGGCCGTCCCCGGCCCCCGAGTTTGATGAGCTGTCTCTA ctgaagaagTTGCTCCTCTCTCCATCGCATGTGCCTCCGAGCTGTGAGGCTCAGCGGGACGGGACCGCCCGGCGCCcggggaccccaaaatcccgACCAGCACGGCCCTGCACGAAG GTGGAGGGTCCCCGGGACAGGAGGGCAAGTGTCCCGCAGGCACAGAGCCGCAGCTGCACTGAACTGCACAGGCACCTCACCTCCaccaccccctgctcccagaccaaagccccccaggcacCCGAGGAGTGCTCCAGTGGTGGCCACCACCCATCCCCAGGCGACTGCGCCCATCACGAGGACGACAGTGACTCCAGCGAGGACTCACTGAGCTCTGGTGACTCGGTGACGCCCCTCTCCTCAGCAGAGGATGGCTCCGGCAGCCAGTTGTCCTGTGAGGGGGAGATGCACTCCGTGGTGGAGCTCATCCGCTACATGCACACCTACTGCCTGCCGCCGCGGAAGCTGCCCACCCGTGACCCCGCTGACACcaagccccagccctgcagcagccccttCAAGAGAGCCAAACCGGACTGTCCCGCACAGCCGGGCccccctggcagtgcccagagcCGGCCGGGCTGtgcctggcaggcagcagggggCTGCAAGAAGCCCGGAGCATCCTTCTCCAtcctgaaggagctgctggCGCGGGACCTGCTGTGTGACGTGAGCAAGCCATACCGCCTGGGCAAGCCCGTGTACGCTGCCCTGGCACGGCCACCTGGCTCCTGCTCCCCTGTGCCGCCAGCCCGGGATGGGGAGGATGCCAGTGGGACTTGCACCTCCAGAGTGAAAACAGCACCAGAGAAGGGTGAGCCACggcagagccctggagctgAGGCAGAGGCACTGCAGGAGCTGAGTGGCCATGAGGACAATGGTGGGAAGCAAGAGGGGACCTCAGGCACAGCAGTGGGGAAGGTGGCCCGCAAGCAGGACAACACTGTTTACGCCGTCCGCCGGTCCAAGAGACTCAACCCCGAGCTTGGGCACTGGCTATCCTTCCTTGATGAGCCACCCCCCGAGCCCTCCGTGCCCCTGGCCTGCAGAGAGGCTGCACCATGCCCTGTGCTGGAGGGATTCTCTGCCGAAGAGCCTGCGGCTGAAGTGGAGGTGGGGGGCACAGCACCATCGGCGGAGCCCCAGACCCTCTCCCTGGGTTCCCCAGTGGATGGTGAGGTGGGAAACGGGGTTGAGAGCCGGCGCTGTGCCCTCCTGGAGCAAACAG AAACACCCAGATGTCTCACGCTGTCCTTGGCACAGAC tGACCCAGCCTTTGGGAAGAGAAACTTTGAGTCAATGCTGACTGTGGAGCTGTGTGGGACAGCAG GTCTCACACCACCCACCACTCCGCCATACAAGCCTGCTGAGGAGGACCTGTACAAGCCAGACATCCCCcaggagccagggaaggaggACGGGAtggcccccagccctgggggtgcaggggatgTGGCAGCCTCCCGGAAAGCCCCCAGGAAGCACCCCGAGAGAACGGAGCTCTTTGCCCACCTGAGCCGAGCTGCCACCACACGCCCCACGCTCCCCGAGCAGCAGGGCCTGCTCAAGAGGCCCTTCTCCCGCTCCTTCGGGGACCACGACTACTGCCAGGTGCTCAAACCTGAGgctgccctgcagagaaagGTGCTCAAGTCGTGGGAGCCCACGAGCCAAGTGGAGACGGAGCACAAGAGGAAGGTCCCAGCTGCCCACTACCAGGGACTGGACCTCAGCAAGGAGGCAGGCGGTGAGATGCTGTGGAAGGATGGCGTCAAGCAGCTGAGAGACCAGGAGATCAGAGCCAGCTTAACAAAGCACTTTGGCTTCCTGGACACTGCTCTCGATGACGAGGACATGGTCTTCTGCAAGACCCCCGAGTACGACACTGTCTTTGAAGACAGCTGCAGTGAGAGTGGCTCCCCcgtggaggaggaggatgaggaggaagaggaggaggaggaggagcatgGCAACACCAAGCTGTGCCTGCGGAGAAACCCCCTCTCCAGGACCAGTTTGCATTACTGTTCCCGGAGCAGGTCCAGCTCGGGGTCTTCGTGCTGCCGGTCACGATCACCTGCCAGCAGACGCACCTTCAG GTGTGAGAACGGCGAGCAGTGTCAGGGCGGGAGCGGGCACCGGGGCCAGCTGGAGAAGAGACGGGAAAAGGCCATC GGGGAAGGCCGAGTTGTGTACATCAGAAACCTCTCCAGCAGCATGAGCTCCAGCGAACTGAAGAAACGCTTTGAGGTGTTTGGTGAAATCGTGGAGTGTCAGGTCCTGTCCAGGACTAACAG GGGGGATAAATATGGCTTTATCACCTACCGGTATTCAGAGCATGCCGCCTTATCTCTGAAGAATGGCCCCTCCCTAAGGAAGAGGAATGAGccttccttccagctcagctctggtgGCCTTGGGCGCTTCTTCTGGACCAGATATGCTGACTTGG ATTGCGGCACGGAGGAATCCTCCCCAGCTCCAGTGAAAAGCAAGTACGAGACCATGGATTTCGACAGCTTGCTGCAGGAGGCCCAGCTAAGCCTGCATCGGTAA